The Candidatus Kaelpia imicola genome contains the following window.
CATTTCTCAGCAATGGTTTGTTGATGACGAATTTCTTTTATCAGAAAGGCAAGATTATAAGTCATCCCTATGACTATCATTGGCGACTTTATGAGATCGCGAAAAAGAGTGACAGAAATAAATTTCTAAAAATTCTGATCTCTCGTGGTTTTATTTTTGAAGAAGCAATTGATCCGCCCGTTCACAAAGGGAGAAAGTCTGATTTTAGAGTCTATTGTATTTATGGGAAAATTCCCTATTATTATGTACGATCCACTCCAACGATTTCTCTTGTAACCAATTGGTCGCAAGGAGGTAAGATTGAGCAGAAAAGGAAGTTTTCTCGATATATCTCAGAATCTAAGTTAAAAAAGGTCAAATCTCTGGCTCGGAAAGTTGCCAGAGACCTTCAGTTGAATTATGCTGGAGTGGATATTATCTTCTCCAAAGACTACAAAGAAATTTATGTCTTAGAAGCCCATTCTTTTCCTGGTTATGAAAAAGGATTTGATTTAATGGCTAATCTCGCAGGACAAATTTTAAAAAAATTGAATAAAAATGATAACCGTTAGGATCAATATATTACAAATAAAGATAATCAATTATAATAAGTAAAGTTTGCATAAGGATTTTTGACTAACTGCCCCGTAAAATTTATCAAATTCTACCAGAGAGGAAAAGCGAAGAGGTAATGCACTAGTTACTTACCTTGGCGCAACAATTCTCTGCGTGCTTTGCAAAAATAACTTTTTCCTCAATACCCTGCTTCAAGATTATATTCTTGCTCACTAAGTAAGAATATTTTCCGGACGACAAAAAATCCTTGACAGTTTTACAACTGATACTATAATAGTGTCAGATAACCAATGAGACTTTATGAAACTATTAACAAAACATACAGATTACGCAATTAGGGCATTGCTGGGACTCGCTAAAGACAAGGATAAACTTCTTTCTGCGCGGGAGATCTCAAAACAACAACATATTCCTTATCAATTTTTAAGACAGATATTGCAAAAATTAATCAAGAGTAAACTGGTAATATCGAAAGAAGGAGCTGGAGGCGGTTTTAGGATTAACAATGACCCCGATTTAATGTCAATAGTCGATATTATAGCAATTTTTCAAGGGAATATTCAGCTTTCAGACTGTATGTTTAGAAATAAGCTATGCGTTAACCGTTCGAGCTGTGTTTTAAGAAAGCAGATTAATAGAGTTGAGAAATTAGTAACCAAGGAATTTGAGGCTATTACTATAGGCCGTCTTTTGAAGGATTTAAGAAAACAAATAAGGAGGTTGTAAATGTTCTGTTATCAGTGTCAGGAAACAATCAATAACACAGGCTGCACAAAGTCAGGTGCATGTGGAAAGAGAGAGCAGACTGCAAACTTGCAGGATTTACTGGTCTACGTTTTAAAGAGTACTGCTGTTTATGCTCAAAAAACAAAAGAGAACGGTATAAAGGATAATAGCGCAGGTTTATTTACAGCTCGGGCACTTTTTGCAACGATTACAAATACTAATTTTGATGATCAGCGAATTATTATATTAATACGAGAAGGATTAACTATCCGTGATGAGCTTAAAGAGAGAAGCGGTATCTTAGCAGATGAAACCCTTCATGATGATGCTCTGCGGCATGGTGATGATGTAGCAGCATTTTATGATAAGGCAGAAGAGGTAGGAGTGCTCTCTACTGAAAATGAAGACCTGCGCTCTCTTCGTGAACTGCTTATTTATGGTTTAAAAGGTTTGGCAGCCTATACGGACCATGCGGCTATATTAGGATTTGAAAAGGAAGAGATATATGAGTTTATAATGGAAGGGTTAGCATCGACAACGAGAGATCTTTCCGTCGATGAAATGGTTGCTCTTGTATTGAAGGCAGGGGAGATAACTGTTGCTGCAATGGCCCTTTTGGATGAAGCTAATACGAAGATTTACGGGAATCCTGAGATCACGAAAGTTAATCTCGGGATTCGAAATAATCCCGGGATTCTTATTTCAGGGCATGACCTTAAGGATATGGAAGAGCTCTTAAGACAGACTGAAGGCTCAGGAGTTGATCTTTATACTCACAGCGAGATGCTTCCCGCTAACTATTATCCTGCTTTTAAGAAATATGAGCATTTTGTCGGCAATTATGGTAATGCCTGGTGGCAGCAGAATGAAGAGTTTGCATCATTTAATGGTCCGATTTTGATGACA
Protein-coding sequences here:
- a CDS encoding Rrf2 family transcriptional regulator; the protein is MKLLTKHTDYAIRALLGLAKDKDKLLSAREISKQQHIPYQFLRQILQKLIKSKLVISKEGAGGGFRINNDPDLMSIVDIIAIFQGNIQLSDCMFRNKLCVNRSSCVLRKQINRVEKLVTKEFEAITIGRLLKDLRKQIRRL
- the hcp gene encoding hydroxylamine reductase → MFCYQCQETINNTGCTKSGACGKREQTANLQDLLVYVLKSTAVYAQKTKENGIKDNSAGLFTARALFATITNTNFDDQRIIILIREGLTIRDELKERSGILADETLHDDALRHGDDVAAFYDKAEEVGVLSTENEDLRSLRELLIYGLKGLAAYTDHAAILGFEKEEIYEFIMEGLASTTRDLSVDEMVALVLKAGEITVAAMALLDEANTKIYGNPEITKVNLGIRNNPGILISGHDLKDMEELLRQTEGSGVDLYTHSEMLPANYYPAFKKYEHFVGNYGNAWWQQNEEFASFNGPILMTTNCITPVQDSYKDRIFTTGMAGYPGVKHIPDRKDGQQKDFSEVIALAKICQPPQEIEKGEIVGGFAHNQVLTLADKIVEAIKSGAIKRFIVMAGCDGRHPARNYFTEVAQDLPKDTVILTAGCAKYRYNKLNLGDIGGIPRVLDAGQCNDCYSLVVIALKLKEVFELDDINDLPISFDIAWYEQKAVAVLLALLHLGVKGIRLGPTLPAFLSKNVVKVLVEKFNIKPVGIVEDDIEAMVTGNSAGVS